The following coding sequences lie in one Arthrobacter sp. SLBN-122 genomic window:
- a CDS encoding ScyD/ScyE family protein, producing the protein MKRKITFIGCLAAAMVVQTGPAFASSHDPDYEVMATGLVSPLHLAVGDGETVRVSQDFAGILTRVEHDGDRKDVYTAEKGWEVAGAETRGDTTYFLESIGAGQGDPAALHSHLKSIDSNGDVDKIASLADYERSVNPDRKQHYGFGDDVSQQCLTEAGAPKDAPPAQYTGDIDSHPYALALWKDTAYVADAGANAVLKVDLDSGRISTVAVLPPRPAKLTEDVADHFGAPACAGFTYAFEPVPTDVEIGPDGWLYVSSLPGGEPGSLGARGAIFKINPWTGETKLWQDHILTPTGLAVTDKGDVYVASLFGGEILKFNSEGDRSHFLTVNMPADVEFRGGDVFATVDALVGVSDPEGPSAPMAEPGGRLIEVDLH; encoded by the coding sequence ATGAAACGAAAAATAACCTTTATCGGCTGCTTGGCCGCTGCCATGGTGGTCCAGACGGGCCCGGCGTTTGCTTCCAGCCACGACCCTGATTACGAAGTCATGGCCACAGGCCTCGTCTCGCCCCTCCACCTCGCCGTAGGGGACGGCGAAACCGTTCGCGTCAGCCAGGATTTCGCTGGAATCCTCACGCGCGTCGAGCACGACGGGGACCGCAAGGACGTCTACACCGCGGAGAAGGGCTGGGAGGTCGCCGGAGCTGAAACACGCGGCGACACCACGTACTTCCTGGAGAGCATCGGTGCCGGACAAGGTGATCCTGCCGCACTCCACAGCCACCTGAAGTCCATCGACTCCAACGGCGATGTGGACAAAATCGCCAGCCTCGCCGACTACGAGCGGAGTGTCAATCCCGACCGCAAGCAGCACTATGGCTTCGGGGATGATGTCAGCCAGCAATGCCTGACCGAAGCCGGAGCACCGAAGGACGCCCCGCCGGCTCAGTACACAGGGGACATCGACTCCCACCCCTACGCCTTGGCCCTCTGGAAAGATACGGCCTACGTCGCTGACGCAGGCGCAAACGCCGTCCTCAAGGTCGATCTTGACTCCGGCCGCATTTCTACAGTGGCAGTCCTTCCGCCCCGACCGGCGAAGCTGACAGAGGATGTTGCGGATCATTTTGGTGCACCTGCGTGTGCCGGATTCACGTATGCCTTCGAGCCTGTTCCCACCGACGTGGAGATAGGTCCGGACGGCTGGCTGTACGTGTCATCGCTCCCTGGCGGAGAACCGGGCTCGCTCGGTGCCCGCGGTGCCATCTTCAAGATCAATCCCTGGACCGGCGAGACGAAACTGTGGCAGGACCACATCCTCACGCCTACGGGGCTGGCCGTGACCGACAAGGGTGATGTGTATGTCGCATCCCTGTTCGGCGGGGAAATCCTGAAGTTCAACTCCGAGGGCGATCGATCGCATTTCCTGACAGTGAACATGCCTGCCGATGTTGAGTTCAGGGGCGGGGACGTCTTCGCAACGGTGGATGCCCTGGTAGGCGTGTCGGATCCTGAGGGGCCCTCCGCTCCCATGGCGGAGCCCGGTGGACGCCTGATCGAGGTGGACCTCCACTAA
- a CDS encoding nucleoside deaminase has translation MTSADHGNRGLQHPESAQHPESAHHPGQAQYLEQAVELATHNVAEGGGPFGAVVVTPDGRVHTGVNRVTRDNDPTAHAEVVAIRAAAAATSDFDLAGSVLYASCEPCPMCLASALWARIGRVYYAADRHGAAAAGFDDALFYDYFSGAAPELMPVTKGDIPTSDVPFQAWRAFDSRKEY, from the coding sequence ATGACGTCCGCAGACCACGGCAACAGGGGCTTGCAGCACCCCGAATCTGCTCAGCACCCCGAATCTGCCCACCATCCCGGACAGGCTCAATACCTTGAACAGGCCGTGGAACTGGCCACGCACAACGTCGCTGAGGGCGGCGGGCCATTCGGTGCGGTGGTGGTGACGCCTGACGGACGCGTCCATACCGGAGTCAACAGGGTGACCAGGGATAACGATCCCACCGCCCATGCGGAAGTGGTGGCCATCCGGGCGGCGGCCGCGGCTACATCCGATTTCGACCTGGCCGGTTCGGTCCTCTACGCAAGCTGCGAGCCGTGCCCCATGTGCCTGGCGTCCGCCTTGTGGGCCAGGATCGGCCGCGTCTACTACGCAGCAGACCGGCACGGGGCCGCGGCGGCAGGCTTCGATGACGCGCTCTTCTATGACTACTTCAGTGGCGCGGCGCCGGAGCTGATGCCGGTCACCAAGGGTGACATCCCGACGTCGGACGTCCCCTTCCAGGCGTGGCGCGCCTTTGACAGCAGGAAGGAATATTAG
- the trxA gene encoding thioredoxin, protein MEPTLLSCPACGKTNRVPARASGHPRCGNCKADLPWIVSAGDSDFAAVAEQSPVPVLVDFWAAWCGPCRMVSPVLDKLARERPGKIKLVKVDVDTSPGLSQRFDVQAIPTLMVLVDGKVAARQAGAAPAEVLRSWLDKALAGARS, encoded by the coding sequence ATGGAACCCACACTCTTGAGCTGCCCGGCCTGCGGCAAGACCAACCGGGTTCCGGCCAGGGCTTCGGGCCACCCGCGCTGCGGCAACTGCAAGGCGGACCTGCCCTGGATCGTATCCGCAGGCGACAGCGACTTCGCGGCCGTGGCGGAGCAATCCCCGGTTCCGGTGTTGGTCGACTTCTGGGCGGCGTGGTGCGGACCCTGCCGGATGGTCAGCCCGGTCCTGGACAAGCTGGCCAGGGAACGGCCCGGGAAGATCAAGCTGGTGAAGGTGGATGTGGATACGTCTCCCGGCCTGTCGCAGCGGTTCGATGTGCAGGCCATTCCCACCTTGATGGTGCTTGTTGACGGAAAGGTGGCAGCGCGCCAGGCCGGCGCCGCACCGGCGGAGGTCCTCCGTTCCTGGCTGGACAAGGCCCTCGCCGGCGCCCGCAGCTAG
- a CDS encoding pyridoxal phosphate-dependent aminotransferase — protein sequence MPELAAHVRDVPVNQIREITEAAWRTPGAIILSIGEPGFPLPRHVLDAGIACLDRDETNYTPNAGIPALREAFAARFREEQGVDVGADRVYVVSGAQQGLHFAMSLLLSPGDEILIPNPGYPTFAMTSRLLNAVPVGYPLHPEYGFQPRVADVEALITSRTRVLVLNSPSNPLGAVLGEEVVRELMDLARRHDIWVVSDECYEAFTYDVPHVSPARFDGGTAADARVFTSLTLSKTYGLTGLRIGALVCPPGLKQKMDNVMESIVSCVASAPQYAALAALTGPQDYVRHAHQHYRENRDAASAVLAAKGIRYLPAQGAFYLWADMSHVSGGDVRAWVRRFLADSGVALAPGTAFGSIGEGWVRIALCGRKQDLLDGLSRLPDARP from the coding sequence ATGCCTGAGCTTGCCGCCCATGTCCGCGACGTGCCCGTCAACCAGATCCGCGAGATCACCGAGGCTGCGTGGCGTACCCCCGGCGCCATCATATTGAGCATCGGGGAGCCCGGCTTTCCGCTCCCCCGCCACGTCCTGGATGCAGGCATCGCCTGCCTGGACCGCGACGAAACCAACTACACGCCCAACGCCGGGATTCCCGCCCTCCGTGAGGCGTTCGCTGCCAGGTTCCGGGAAGAACAGGGAGTCGACGTCGGCGCCGACCGCGTCTATGTGGTGTCCGGCGCGCAACAGGGCCTGCACTTCGCCATGAGCCTACTGCTGTCCCCCGGCGACGAAATCCTGATCCCCAACCCGGGCTATCCCACCTTTGCCATGACCAGCCGGCTGCTCAATGCCGTCCCCGTGGGCTATCCGCTGCACCCCGAATACGGCTTCCAGCCGCGGGTAGCCGATGTGGAGGCGCTGATCACCAGCCGCACCCGGGTGCTGGTCCTCAACTCCCCCTCCAACCCGCTCGGCGCCGTGCTTGGTGAAGAAGTGGTCCGGGAACTGATGGATTTGGCCCGTCGGCACGACATCTGGGTGGTCTCGGACGAGTGCTACGAGGCGTTCACCTACGATGTGCCCCACGTCAGCCCGGCAAGGTTCGACGGCGGCACCGCGGCGGATGCGCGCGTGTTCACGTCGCTGACACTGTCCAAGACCTACGGCCTGACCGGGCTGCGCATCGGCGCCCTGGTCTGCCCGCCAGGGCTCAAACAGAAGATGGACAACGTCATGGAATCGATCGTCTCGTGCGTGGCCTCTGCGCCGCAGTATGCGGCGCTGGCGGCGCTGACCGGGCCCCAGGACTACGTCCGGCACGCCCACCAGCACTACCGGGAGAACCGGGACGCCGCCTCTGCGGTGCTGGCAGCGAAGGGGATCCGGTACCTTCCGGCGCAGGGCGCGTTCTACCTGTGGGCTGATATGTCCCATGTGAGCGGCGGGGATGTGCGGGCCTGGGTTCGGCGTTTTCTCGCAGACTCCGGCGTGGCGCTGGCTCCGGGGACCGCTTTCGGCTCCATTGGCGAGGGGTGGGTCCGGATCGCGCTGTGCGGCCGGAAACAGGATCTGCTGGATGGGCTGTCCCGGCTTCCGGACGCCCGGCCGTAG
- the truB gene encoding tRNA pseudouridine(55) synthase TruB: protein MLSGLVIVDKPQGWTSHDVVGRMRRLAGTRKVGHAGTLDPMATGVLVIGINKATRLLTYIVGTSKTYTATIRLGQSTVTDDAEGEVTATTGTSGVSEQAIFDGVAALTGDIQQVPSSVSAIKVNGERAYARVRSGEDVKLASRPVTIHRFEVHAISRNPEADVVDLDVTVECSSGTYIRALARDLGNALGVGGHLTVLRRTHVGPYSLDQARTLEQLAEEFNVLEMSQAARALMPNRELSAEEATEISFGRRIAAGAAAGAPGAATAEHPAAAFAPDGSLVALLADAGSYAKPVLVFAPASGAAATAAEA, encoded by the coding sequence GTGCTTTCTGGACTGGTGATAGTGGACAAGCCGCAGGGATGGACCAGCCATGATGTGGTTGGCCGGATGCGGCGCCTCGCAGGGACCCGGAAAGTGGGGCACGCAGGAACCCTGGACCCGATGGCCACCGGCGTCCTGGTGATCGGCATCAACAAGGCAACGCGCTTGCTCACCTACATCGTGGGCACCTCAAAGACCTACACCGCCACAATCCGGCTGGGCCAGTCCACCGTCACCGATGACGCGGAAGGGGAGGTCACTGCCACCACCGGCACGTCCGGCGTCAGCGAGCAGGCAATTTTCGACGGCGTCGCGGCCCTCACGGGCGACATCCAGCAGGTGCCCAGCAGCGTCAGCGCCATCAAAGTGAACGGCGAACGCGCCTATGCGCGCGTGCGGTCGGGTGAGGATGTGAAGCTGGCCTCACGCCCCGTCACCATCCACCGGTTCGAGGTGCACGCCATTTCGCGAAACCCCGAGGCGGATGTGGTTGACCTCGACGTCACGGTCGAATGCTCCTCCGGTACGTACATCCGCGCCCTGGCCAGGGACCTTGGCAATGCCCTCGGCGTGGGAGGCCACCTCACCGTCCTCCGCAGGACCCACGTGGGCCCCTATTCCCTCGATCAGGCGCGCACTCTTGAACAGCTGGCCGAAGAGTTCAACGTCCTTGAAATGTCGCAGGCTGCGCGCGCGCTGATGCCCAACCGCGAACTCAGCGCCGAGGAAGCCACTGAGATCTCCTTCGGGCGGCGCATTGCTGCCGGGGCCGCCGCCGGCGCTCCCGGTGCTGCCACCGCCGAACATCCCGCCGCTGCCTTCGCCCCCGACGGAAGCCTGGTGGCCCTTCTTGCCGACGCCGGCAGCTACGCCAAGCCGGTGCTCGTCTTCGCCCCCGCCTCCGGCGCTGCCGCAACCGCAGCGGAGGCCTAA
- a CDS encoding bifunctional riboflavin kinase/FAD synthetase: protein MVYIWNDPSDVPADFGPSVVTFGNFDGVHRGHQQVLSQLIRSARLSRAKAVAVTFDPHPALIHRPEAAPELIMGLDDKLEALGELGLDAILVVKYSLDLASLTAEEFVEQYLVDCLHASHVVIGHDARFGRGNSGDLDTMKALGDKFGFDVQVISEFGAEGYPLHDDDGTDRRCSSTWVREALQEGDVATAASVLGRPHRMRGEVVHGAARGRALGFPTANLSSNASGLIPTDGIYAGWLVDQAGTRWPAAISVGSNPTFDGVSRQVEAHVIDRPKEAVEDFDLYGQTVIVEFVARLRGMVAYRGPEALVEQMRLDVAQAHQLLGGR, encoded by the coding sequence ATGGTTTACATCTGGAACGATCCGTCCGATGTCCCGGCGGATTTCGGCCCATCGGTTGTCACTTTCGGCAACTTTGACGGTGTCCACCGCGGCCACCAGCAGGTTCTGTCCCAGCTGATCCGTTCGGCCCGCCTCTCCCGCGCCAAGGCTGTTGCCGTGACGTTCGACCCCCACCCCGCGCTTATCCACCGGCCCGAGGCCGCCCCGGAGCTGATCATGGGCCTGGACGACAAGCTGGAGGCGCTGGGCGAACTGGGACTGGACGCCATCCTGGTGGTCAAGTACTCGCTGGACCTCGCCAGCCTCACCGCAGAGGAATTCGTGGAGCAGTACCTGGTGGACTGCCTGCACGCCAGCCACGTGGTCATCGGCCACGACGCCCGCTTTGGACGGGGCAACTCCGGCGACCTGGACACCATGAAGGCGCTGGGCGACAAGTTCGGCTTCGACGTCCAGGTCATCAGCGAGTTCGGTGCCGAGGGCTACCCCCTGCATGACGACGACGGCACGGACCGGCGCTGTTCCTCCACCTGGGTGCGCGAAGCCCTGCAGGAGGGCGACGTCGCCACCGCCGCCTCCGTCCTGGGCCGCCCGCACAGGATGCGCGGCGAGGTGGTCCACGGGGCTGCCCGCGGCCGGGCTCTCGGCTTCCCCACGGCCAACCTCTCTTCGAACGCCTCAGGGCTGATTCCCACAGACGGCATCTACGCCGGCTGGCTGGTGGACCAGGCCGGAACGCGGTGGCCGGCAGCGATCTCAGTAGGGTCCAATCCCACGTTCGACGGCGTGAGCCGCCAGGTTGAAGCGCACGTGATCGACAGGCCCAAGGAGGCCGTGGAGGACTTCGATCTGTATGGCCAGACAGTGATTGTTGAATTCGTGGCGCGGCTTCGCGGCATGGTGGCCTATCGTGGCCCTGAGGCCCTGGTGGAACAAATGCGGCTGGATGTGGCCCAGGCCCACCAACTCCTCGGCGGCCGCTGA
- the kynA gene encoding tryptophan 2,3-dioxygenase: MSVEKNTRKLDKGIVRDFSSRMSYASYLQLPTLLSAQQPVSQPEHHDELLFIIQHQTTELWLKLVLHELRSAAAWLREDDLGSALKGIARVKHIQKTLTEQWSVLATLTPTEYSQFRGFLGNSSGFQSAQYRAVEFVLGNKNRKMLPVFESDPEAHAMLEELLAAPSIYDEFLAYLARKGFDVPRSVLDRDVTRAHEFAPELVPLFKHIYENAADNWAAYEACEELVDLEDNFQLWRFRHLRTVQRTIGMKTGTGGSSGVTFLQKALELTFFPELFAVRTEIGQ, from the coding sequence GTGTCCGTCGAAAAGAACACCCGCAAGCTGGATAAGGGGATCGTCCGCGACTTCAGCTCGCGGATGAGCTACGCCTCCTACCTGCAGCTTCCCACGCTGCTCAGCGCCCAGCAGCCGGTCAGCCAGCCCGAACACCACGATGAGCTCCTGTTCATCATCCAGCACCAGACCACGGAGCTGTGGCTCAAACTGGTCCTGCACGAGCTGCGGAGCGCGGCCGCCTGGCTCCGGGAGGACGATCTCGGTTCGGCGCTCAAGGGCATTGCCCGGGTGAAGCACATCCAGAAGACCCTCACTGAGCAGTGGTCCGTCCTGGCTACCCTTACCCCCACCGAGTATTCGCAGTTCCGCGGGTTCCTCGGCAACTCGTCGGGGTTCCAGTCCGCCCAGTACCGAGCCGTCGAATTCGTTTTGGGCAACAAGAACCGCAAGATGCTTCCGGTCTTCGAATCCGACCCCGAAGCGCACGCCATGCTGGAGGAACTGCTTGCCGCACCCAGCATCTACGACGAATTCCTGGCCTACCTCGCCCGCAAGGGTTTCGACGTGCCCCGTTCGGTCCTGGACCGGGATGTAACCCGGGCGCACGAGTTCGCCCCGGAACTGGTCCCGCTCTTCAAGCACATCTATGAGAACGCGGCGGACAACTGGGCGGCCTACGAGGCGTGCGAGGAACTGGTGGACCTGGAGGACAACTTCCAGCTCTGGCGGTTCCGGCACCTGCGCACCGTCCAGCGGACCATCGGGATGAAGACAGGCACCGGGGGATCCAGCGGCGTCACCTTCCTGCAGAAGGCACTGGAACTGACGTTCTTCCCGGAACTATTCGCTGTCAGGACGGAGATCGGACAATGA
- a CDS encoding kynureninase: MSIHQENPTRVTADELRARAEELDRRDPLARCRDQFIGADTPLSYLDGNSLGRPLKRTADDVASFIRDEWGGRLIRGWDEKWLSMPQAIGDQLGRAVLGAAPGQTIIADSTTVVLYKLIRAALAAVQDPDRNELVLDTENFPTDRYLVEGIALEEGLTLRWIEPDPAAGVTLEQVRQETGPRTAVVLLSQIAYRSGHLADLPAITAAVHDAGALVVWDLCHSAGSVEIDLDGAEVDFAAGCTYKYLNGGPGSPAFAYVNARHLPSLNQPIWGWMGRKDAFEMAAGYEPAAGIRGFLSGTPAIFGMIAMQGTLDLIEEATMAAIREKSLALTAFAVDVFDAWLAPLGAELASPRDPGERGGHITVDHPDFTKATVEALWEGDVIPDFRSPHGIRVGLSPLSTSFTEVLQGMAAIRDGLQG, translated from the coding sequence ATGAGCATCCACCAGGAAAACCCCACCAGGGTGACCGCCGACGAACTCCGCGCGCGGGCCGAAGAGCTGGACCGCCGGGACCCCCTGGCCCGCTGCCGGGACCAGTTCATCGGCGCGGACACGCCCCTGTCCTACCTTGACGGCAACTCCCTGGGCAGGCCGCTGAAGCGCACGGCCGACGACGTCGCCTCGTTCATCCGCGACGAATGGGGCGGCCGCCTGATCCGCGGCTGGGACGAAAAGTGGCTCAGCATGCCGCAGGCCATCGGGGACCAGCTGGGCCGCGCCGTCCTCGGGGCAGCGCCGGGGCAGACCATCATTGCCGATTCCACCACAGTGGTCCTCTACAAGCTGATCCGCGCAGCCCTTGCCGCGGTGCAGGACCCCGACCGCAACGAGCTGGTGCTGGACACCGAAAACTTCCCCACCGACCGCTACCTGGTGGAGGGGATTGCCCTCGAGGAAGGCCTGACCCTCCGCTGGATCGAGCCCGACCCGGCGGCCGGGGTGACCCTTGAGCAGGTGCGCCAGGAAACCGGGCCGCGGACCGCCGTCGTCCTTCTCAGCCAGATCGCGTACCGCTCCGGCCACCTGGCCGACCTGCCCGCGATCACCGCGGCAGTGCACGACGCCGGTGCCCTGGTGGTGTGGGATCTTTGCCATTCGGCGGGGTCGGTGGAGATCGACCTGGACGGCGCGGAGGTGGACTTCGCTGCCGGCTGCACCTACAAGTACCTCAACGGCGGCCCCGGATCGCCTGCCTTCGCCTACGTCAATGCCCGGCACCTGCCCTCGCTGAACCAGCCCATCTGGGGATGGATGGGGCGCAAGGACGCCTTCGAAATGGCCGCCGGTTATGAACCGGCCGCCGGCATCCGCGGCTTCCTCAGCGGCACCCCCGCCATATTCGGCATGATCGCCATGCAGGGCACCCTGGACCTCATCGAAGAAGCCACCATGGCTGCCATCCGGGAGAAGTCCCTGGCGCTGACCGCGTTCGCGGTGGACGTCTTCGACGCCTGGCTGGCCCCGCTGGGTGCAGAACTGGCGTCCCCGCGGGACCCGGGGGAGCGCGGAGGCCACATCACGGTGGATCATCCCGATTTCACCAAGGCCACCGTGGAAGCACTCTGGGAAGGGGACGTAATCCCGGACTTCCGCTCTCCGCACGGCATACGGGTGGGATTGTCGCCCTTA